Proteins co-encoded in one Symmachiella macrocystis genomic window:
- a CDS encoding helix-turn-helix transcriptional regulator, which produces MGNLISSQSPPADSPAKLLDVQAVAGLLDCSTRHVYRLSDAGRMPRPIKLGSLVRWPRSVIEQWIADGCPKAARRRQGGDDAK; this is translated from the coding sequence ATGGGGAATCTGATATCAAGTCAATCACCGCCGGCCGACTCGCCGGCAAAGCTGCTCGATGTGCAGGCCGTCGCCGGGTTGCTCGACTGCTCGACACGGCACGTCTACCGGCTTTCTGACGCCGGCCGAATGCCTAGGCCGATCAAACTGGGTTCGCTGGTTCGCTGGCCGCGATCGGTGATTGAACAATGGATTGCCGACGGTTGCCCCAAGGCCGCACGAAGGCGGCAAGGGGGCGACGATGCGAAGTAG